One genomic region from Nymphaea colorata isolate Beijing-Zhang1983 chromosome 10, ASM883128v2, whole genome shotgun sequence encodes:
- the LOC116261794 gene encoding protein BREAST CANCER SUSCEPTIBILITY 2 homolog A-like isoform X2: MAALPSLQHCWRIVPGDEGWTFEAFEFPPPPPAEPPSADDPSRLPSMADLLLQASPAIFCDVSGGASVKDAVDEGGGGQMFRTGGGGQMFRTGSGKPVAVMESSISRAIAVLGQGGMLAAEGQASCSASYADSSFSCSLFQSGSGKTIKLSSKSLSRASNLLSDNKENFSHSQKCEPILNHVCDIGQHTWDGGGNLVDKYLVNAGEETTCNTKPLITVSGHKRQLTGPTCMYLSEKQSDADVCTKTMGCGMKNFAPKEPQIKIQTAGGRSLSVSGDALKRAMNLLGGSEFGIQSCNMNSGDSLCFSSSEKRDFNMTSCSKENIPLIPIFKPKCAINEGLTEKMQPCFGTPTQSNPFRPASNLNSTGGIRERIGASDDICKHTERERAPLLGDTSYSKELPINSPMQDKLQGVDGSPGKQQNSPFVDILNDNHGESTVPPFGLLSAYSCKPSPNGGKRRLGRRSSISPFKQPRQSRFFAPLLNGFPCKDAQIQSVLSCADAKATKSSISSHYPFQQKRKSLLEFFQLPPHHCSLAENLPDKVKHMSAETAARFTFSAESASLQVGSEVLWKMLIESGASPMSCSKEWTANHYKWIVWKLAALERCYPAQVGRTLLTVANILEELKYSPYKKLETLDKPKDKPSSSTSIDDLANPVKHEVAKIELTDGWYSVNAVLDVPLSRQLALGKLFIGQKLRVCGASLCGWVAPVGPLEAGGNVALSLHINGTFRTHWAERLGFCKGYRNPLSFRCINVNGGAVLRTLVGVTRLYPLLYKERLQQGGSVIRSERTESKMLQIYKQRCSMVAEGIMSELYGENFGSSDVAEDESEGAKIFKLLETAAEPDILMETLTEQQLVAYKNYQSKQEERRNSEIKKRVEMALDGAGLRSREVTPFLRVQVVGMTPRNSNITRPCRRGLITIWEPTEKQLLDLEEGQVYSVTGLVPVSLNNDVLQLQTRGSRTKWECLQQSARGNFEPFFSPRKSISLSNIGEVPISSEFDIAGVIVYVGELYLSGNHKKQWVFLTDGSILDCINSPNSLLAISFSLSITDAESCAPLHSALTGSTVVFCNLIKRVRDQADQLWVAEATEYSTYSFSCSSPGLSHLKEAADSVSKWSRMSSVEIEKLRERVLGIIGF, translated from the exons ATGGCTGCCCTTCCTAGCTTGCAGCACTGCTGGCGGATTGTCCCGGGCGACGAAGGATGGACGTTTGAGGCGTTTGAATTCCCGCCACCGCCCCCTGCTGAACCACCTTCTGCTGACGATCCCTCGCGATTGCCCTCCATGGCCGATCTTCTCCTCCAAG CGTCTCCAGCCATTTTTTGCGACGTCTCGGGCGGTGCTTCCGTGAAAGATGCCGTCGACGAGGGGGGAGGTGGCCAGATGTTCCGGACGGGCGGAGGTGGCCAGATGTTCCGGACGGGCTCCGGGAAGCCCGTGGCCGTAATGGAGTCTTCGATCAGTAGAGCGATTGCCGTTCTTGGACAGGGTGGAATGCTAGCCGCTGAAG GTCAAGCAAGCTGCAGTGCATCTTATGCAGACTCCTCTTTCTCATGTTCACTCTTTCAATCAGGATCAGGAAAAACCATAAAACTATCTTCTAAAAGCTTGAGCAGAGCTAGTAATCTCTTGTCAgacaataaagaaaacttcTCTCACTCCCAAAAATGTGAACCCATTCTAAATCATGTTTGTGATATTGGGCAGCACACGTGGGATGGTGGCGGAAATTTGGTGGACAAGTATCTTGTGAATGCAGGGGAGGAGACAACGTGCAACACTAAGCCTTTGATTACTGTCTCTGGTCATAAACGTCAACTAACTGGTCCGACATGTATGTATTTATCAGAAAAGCAATCAGATGCAGATGTATGTACTAAAACTATGGGCTGTGGAATGAAGAACTTTGCTCCTAAAGAGCCACAAATAAAGATCCAAACCGCTGGTGGAAGATCTTTATCAGTGTCTGGTGATGCACTGAAACGGGCAATGAATCTTCTTGGTGGTTCAGAATTTGGGATTCAATCCTGTAACATGAATTCTGGTgattctttatgtttttcttcttctgagaAGCGGGACTTCAACATGACCTCATGCAGCAAAGAAAACATCCCTTTGATTCCTATCTTCAAACCAAAATGTGCAATAAATGAAGGTTTGACAGAGAAAATGCAGCCTTGTTTCGGAACTCCTACTCAGTCAAACCCATTCAGGCCTGCTTCTAATCTTAATTCCACTGGTGGCATCAGAGAGCGCATTGGTGCTAGCGATGACATCTGCAAGCACACTGAAAGGGAAAGAGCACCTCTTCTGGGGGATACATCTTATTCAAAGGAGCTTCCTATTAATTCTCCCATGCAGGACAAATTACAAGGGGTGGATGGTAGTCCAGGAAAGCAACAAAACAGTCCATTTGTAGATATTTTAAATGACAACCATGGAGAATCCACTGTTCCTCCTTTTGGATTACTTTCAGCTTATTCTTGCAAGCCATCTCCAAATGGTGGAAAGAGAAGGTTGGGAAGGAGAAGTTCTATATCTCCTTTCAAACAGCCACGACAGTCGAG GTTCTTTGCTCCTCTGTTGAATGGCTTCCCTTGCAAGGATGCACAGATACAGTCTG TTTTGTCATGTGCTGATGCCAAAGCAACCAAAAGTAGTATCTCTTCCCACTATCCTTTTCAGCAGAAGCGGAAAAGCTTGCTTGAATTCTTTCAACTGCCTCCACATCACTGCTCCTTG GCAGAAAATTTACCAGATAAAGTGAAGCATATGAGTGCGGAGACTGCAGCTAGGTTTACATTCAGTGCTGAATCTGCTTCTTTGCAAGTTGGTTCAGAAGTGCTCTGGAAGATGCTAATCGAGTCAGGAGCTTCCCCAATGAGTTGTAGTAAAGA ATGGACAGCTAACCACTACAAGTGGATAGTGTGGAAACTTGCTGCCCTTGAAAGATGTTATCCGGCTCAAGTTGGAAGGACATTATTGACAGTAGCTAACATCCTTGAGGAATTGAAATACAG TCCGTACAAAAAACTTGAAACATTAGACAAACCTAAGGATAAACCCAGCAGTTCAACCTCTATTGATGATTTGGCTAACCCAGTCAAACATGAAGTAGCCAAAATTGAACTAACTGATGGATG GTACTCTGTGAATGCTGTTCTGGATGTGCCCTTGTCCAGGCAACTTGCTTTGGGGAAGCTTTTTATAGGACAGAAACTTCGG GTTTGTGGGGCTAGCTTATGTGGCTGGGTTGCACCTGTGGGTCCTCTTGAG GCTGGTGGTAATGTTGCACTATCACTCCATATAAATGGAACTTTTCGGACACATTGGGCTGAAAGGCTAGGATTTT GCAAAGGTTACAGAAACCCACTGTCATTTAGATGCATCAATGTCAATGGAGGTGCAGTTCTAAGGACGTTAGTTGGTGTCACGCGGTTGTATCCACTTTTGTATAAGGAAAG GCTCCAACAAGGTGGCTCAGTCATTAGGTCAGAAAGAACAGAATCTAAAATGCTGCAGATATACAAACAAAG ATGTAGCATGGTTGCGGAAGGAATTATGTCAGAGTTGTACGGTGAAAACTTTGGTTCATCTGATGTTGCTGAAGATGAAAGCGAAGGAGCGAAAATCTTTAAGCTGCTTGAGACAGCTGCAGAGCCTGACATACTAATGGAAACTTTGACTGAGCAACAGCTTGTTGCTTACAAAAATTATCAGTCAAAGCAGGAG GAGAGGCGCAATTCTGAGATTAAAAAAAGGGTTGAGATGGCACTTGATGGTGCTGGTCTGAGGTCAAGAGAGGTCACACCCTTTCTAAGGGTACAGGTAGTTGGCATGACTCCCAGGAATTCCAACATCACAAGGCCTTGTAGGAGAGGTCTAATTACAATCTGGGAACCAACTGAGAAGCAG CTTTTGGATCTAGAAGAAGGGCAAGTATATTCAGTTACAGGCTTGGTTCCTGTTAGTCTAAATAATGATGTTCTTCAGCTACAGACAAGAGGCTCCAGAACCAAGTGGGAGTGCCTGCAGCAATCAGCTCGTGGAAATTTTGA GCCCTTTTTCAGTCCTCGGAAATCAATATCACTGTCAAACATAGGTGAAGTACCTATTTCCAG TGAATTTGATATTGCAGGGGTCATTGTGTATGTTGGGGAGCTCTATTTATCTGGCAACCATAAGAAGCAATGGGTCTTCCTAACAGATGGATCCATATTAGACTGTATAAATTCTCCAAACAGTTTGCTTGCTATAAGCTTTTCTTTGTCGATCACGGATGCAGAGTCTTGTGCACCATTACACAGCGCTCTTACAGGGTCCACC GTTGTATTCTGTAATCTCATCAAAAGAGTGCGAGATCAAGCAGATCAGCTCTGGGTTGCCGAGGCAACAGAGTATTCAACTTATTCCTTCTCTTGTAGTTCTCCTGGACTCTCGCATCTTAAAGAGGCTGCTGACTCTGTTAGCAAGTGGTCAAGGATGTCTTCAGTG GAGATTGAGAAGCTGAGGGAGAGGGTTCTTGGAATTATCGGTTTTTGA
- the LOC116261794 gene encoding protein BREAST CANCER SUSCEPTIBILITY 2 homolog A-like isoform X1 produces the protein MAALPSLQHCWRIVPGDEGWTFEAFEFPPPPPAEPPSADDPSRLPSMADLLLQASPAIFCDVSGGASVKDAVDEGGGGQMFRTGGGGQMFRTGSGKPVAVMESSISRAIAVLGQGGMLAAEGQASCSASYADSSFSCSLFQSGSGKTIKLSSKSLSRASNLLSDNKENFSHSQKCEPILNHVCDIGQHTWDGGGNLVDKYLVNAGEETTCNTKPLITVSGHKRQLTGPTCMYLSEKQSDADVCTKTMGCGMKNFAPKEPQIKIQTAGGRSLSVSGDALKRAMNLLGGSEFGIQSCNMNSGDSLCFSSSEKRDFNMTSCSKENIPLIPIFKPKCAINEGLTEKMQPCFGTPTQSNPFRPASNLNSTGGIRERIGASDDICKHTERERAPLLGDTSYSKELPINSPMQDKLQGVDGSPGKQQNSPFVDILNDNHGESTVPPFGLLSAYSCKPSPNGGKRRLGRRSSISPFKQPRQSRFFAPLLNGFPCKDAQIQSVLSCADAKATKSSISSHYPFQQKRKSLLEFFQLPPHHCSLAENLPDKVKHMSAETAARFTFSAESASLQVGSEVLWKMLIESGASPMSCSKEWTANHYKWIVWKLAALERCYPAQVGRTLLTVANILEELKYRYEREVNHGHRSAIKKILEGDALCSSMMILCISAVHYSPYKKLETLDKPKDKPSSSTSIDDLANPVKHEVAKIELTDGWYSVNAVLDVPLSRQLALGKLFIGQKLRVCGASLCGWVAPVGPLEAGGNVALSLHINGTFRTHWAERLGFCKGYRNPLSFRCINVNGGAVLRTLVGVTRLYPLLYKERLQQGGSVIRSERTESKMLQIYKQSMVAEGIMSELYGENFGSSDVAEDESEGAKIFKLLETAAEPDILMETLTEQQLVAYKNYQSKQEERRNSEIKKRVEMALDGAGLRSREVTPFLRVQVVGMTPRNSNITRPCRRGLITIWEPTEKQLLDLEEGQVYSVTGLVPVSLNNDVLQLQTRGSRTKWECLQQSARGNFEPFFSPRKSISLSNIGEVPISSEFDIAGVIVYVGELYLSGNHKKQWVFLTDGSILDCINSPNSLLAISFSLSITDAESCAPLHSALTGSTVVFCNLIKRVRDQADQLWVAEATEYSTYSFSCSSPGLSHLKEAADSVSKWSRMSSVEIEKLRERVLGIIGF, from the exons ATGGCTGCCCTTCCTAGCTTGCAGCACTGCTGGCGGATTGTCCCGGGCGACGAAGGATGGACGTTTGAGGCGTTTGAATTCCCGCCACCGCCCCCTGCTGAACCACCTTCTGCTGACGATCCCTCGCGATTGCCCTCCATGGCCGATCTTCTCCTCCAAG CGTCTCCAGCCATTTTTTGCGACGTCTCGGGCGGTGCTTCCGTGAAAGATGCCGTCGACGAGGGGGGAGGTGGCCAGATGTTCCGGACGGGCGGAGGTGGCCAGATGTTCCGGACGGGCTCCGGGAAGCCCGTGGCCGTAATGGAGTCTTCGATCAGTAGAGCGATTGCCGTTCTTGGACAGGGTGGAATGCTAGCCGCTGAAG GTCAAGCAAGCTGCAGTGCATCTTATGCAGACTCCTCTTTCTCATGTTCACTCTTTCAATCAGGATCAGGAAAAACCATAAAACTATCTTCTAAAAGCTTGAGCAGAGCTAGTAATCTCTTGTCAgacaataaagaaaacttcTCTCACTCCCAAAAATGTGAACCCATTCTAAATCATGTTTGTGATATTGGGCAGCACACGTGGGATGGTGGCGGAAATTTGGTGGACAAGTATCTTGTGAATGCAGGGGAGGAGACAACGTGCAACACTAAGCCTTTGATTACTGTCTCTGGTCATAAACGTCAACTAACTGGTCCGACATGTATGTATTTATCAGAAAAGCAATCAGATGCAGATGTATGTACTAAAACTATGGGCTGTGGAATGAAGAACTTTGCTCCTAAAGAGCCACAAATAAAGATCCAAACCGCTGGTGGAAGATCTTTATCAGTGTCTGGTGATGCACTGAAACGGGCAATGAATCTTCTTGGTGGTTCAGAATTTGGGATTCAATCCTGTAACATGAATTCTGGTgattctttatgtttttcttcttctgagaAGCGGGACTTCAACATGACCTCATGCAGCAAAGAAAACATCCCTTTGATTCCTATCTTCAAACCAAAATGTGCAATAAATGAAGGTTTGACAGAGAAAATGCAGCCTTGTTTCGGAACTCCTACTCAGTCAAACCCATTCAGGCCTGCTTCTAATCTTAATTCCACTGGTGGCATCAGAGAGCGCATTGGTGCTAGCGATGACATCTGCAAGCACACTGAAAGGGAAAGAGCACCTCTTCTGGGGGATACATCTTATTCAAAGGAGCTTCCTATTAATTCTCCCATGCAGGACAAATTACAAGGGGTGGATGGTAGTCCAGGAAAGCAACAAAACAGTCCATTTGTAGATATTTTAAATGACAACCATGGAGAATCCACTGTTCCTCCTTTTGGATTACTTTCAGCTTATTCTTGCAAGCCATCTCCAAATGGTGGAAAGAGAAGGTTGGGAAGGAGAAGTTCTATATCTCCTTTCAAACAGCCACGACAGTCGAG GTTCTTTGCTCCTCTGTTGAATGGCTTCCCTTGCAAGGATGCACAGATACAGTCTG TTTTGTCATGTGCTGATGCCAAAGCAACCAAAAGTAGTATCTCTTCCCACTATCCTTTTCAGCAGAAGCGGAAAAGCTTGCTTGAATTCTTTCAACTGCCTCCACATCACTGCTCCTTG GCAGAAAATTTACCAGATAAAGTGAAGCATATGAGTGCGGAGACTGCAGCTAGGTTTACATTCAGTGCTGAATCTGCTTCTTTGCAAGTTGGTTCAGAAGTGCTCTGGAAGATGCTAATCGAGTCAGGAGCTTCCCCAATGAGTTGTAGTAAAGA ATGGACAGCTAACCACTACAAGTGGATAGTGTGGAAACTTGCTGCCCTTGAAAGATGTTATCCGGCTCAAGTTGGAAGGACATTATTGACAGTAGCTAACATCCTTGAGGAATTGAAATACAG ATATGAGAGAGAAGTAAATCATGGACACAGATCAGCAATTAAGAAAATCTTGGAGGGTGATGCATTATGTTCTTCAATGATGATTTTATGTATTTCTGCTGTTCATTACAGTCCGTACAAAAAACTTGAAACATTAGACAAACCTAAGGATAAACCCAGCAGTTCAACCTCTATTGATGATTTGGCTAACCCAGTCAAACATGAAGTAGCCAAAATTGAACTAACTGATGGATG GTACTCTGTGAATGCTGTTCTGGATGTGCCCTTGTCCAGGCAACTTGCTTTGGGGAAGCTTTTTATAGGACAGAAACTTCGG GTTTGTGGGGCTAGCTTATGTGGCTGGGTTGCACCTGTGGGTCCTCTTGAG GCTGGTGGTAATGTTGCACTATCACTCCATATAAATGGAACTTTTCGGACACATTGGGCTGAAAGGCTAGGATTTT GCAAAGGTTACAGAAACCCACTGTCATTTAGATGCATCAATGTCAATGGAGGTGCAGTTCTAAGGACGTTAGTTGGTGTCACGCGGTTGTATCCACTTTTGTATAAGGAAAG GCTCCAACAAGGTGGCTCAGTCATTAGGTCAGAAAGAACAGAATCTAAAATGCTGCAGATATACAAACAAAG CATGGTTGCGGAAGGAATTATGTCAGAGTTGTACGGTGAAAACTTTGGTTCATCTGATGTTGCTGAAGATGAAAGCGAAGGAGCGAAAATCTTTAAGCTGCTTGAGACAGCTGCAGAGCCTGACATACTAATGGAAACTTTGACTGAGCAACAGCTTGTTGCTTACAAAAATTATCAGTCAAAGCAGGAG GAGAGGCGCAATTCTGAGATTAAAAAAAGGGTTGAGATGGCACTTGATGGTGCTGGTCTGAGGTCAAGAGAGGTCACACCCTTTCTAAGGGTACAGGTAGTTGGCATGACTCCCAGGAATTCCAACATCACAAGGCCTTGTAGGAGAGGTCTAATTACAATCTGGGAACCAACTGAGAAGCAG CTTTTGGATCTAGAAGAAGGGCAAGTATATTCAGTTACAGGCTTGGTTCCTGTTAGTCTAAATAATGATGTTCTTCAGCTACAGACAAGAGGCTCCAGAACCAAGTGGGAGTGCCTGCAGCAATCAGCTCGTGGAAATTTTGA GCCCTTTTTCAGTCCTCGGAAATCAATATCACTGTCAAACATAGGTGAAGTACCTATTTCCAG TGAATTTGATATTGCAGGGGTCATTGTGTATGTTGGGGAGCTCTATTTATCTGGCAACCATAAGAAGCAATGGGTCTTCCTAACAGATGGATCCATATTAGACTGTATAAATTCTCCAAACAGTTTGCTTGCTATAAGCTTTTCTTTGTCGATCACGGATGCAGAGTCTTGTGCACCATTACACAGCGCTCTTACAGGGTCCACC GTTGTATTCTGTAATCTCATCAAAAGAGTGCGAGATCAAGCAGATCAGCTCTGGGTTGCCGAGGCAACAGAGTATTCAACTTATTCCTTCTCTTGTAGTTCTCCTGGACTCTCGCATCTTAAAGAGGCTGCTGACTCTGTTAGCAAGTGGTCAAGGATGTCTTCAGTG GAGATTGAGAAGCTGAGGGAGAGGGTTCTTGGAATTATCGGTTTTTGA
- the LOC116261794 gene encoding protein BREAST CANCER SUSCEPTIBILITY 2 homolog A-like isoform X3 — protein sequence MAALPSLQHCWRIVPGDEGWTFEAFEFPPPPPAEPPSADDPSRLPSMADLLLQASPAIFCDVSGGASVKDAVDEGGGGQMFRTGGGGQMFRTGSGKPVAVMESSISRAIAVLGQGGMLAAEGQASCSASYADSSFSCSLFQSGSGKTIKLSSKSLSRASNLLSDNKENFSHSQKCEPILNHVCDIGQHTWDGGGNLVDKYLVNAGEETTCNTKPLITVSGHKRQLTGPTCMYLSEKQSDADVCTKTMGCGMKNFAPKEPQIKIQTAGGRSLSVSGDALKRAMNLLGGSEFGIQSCNMNSGDSLCFSSSEKRDFNMTSCSKENIPLIPIFKPKCAINEGLTEKMQPCFGTPTQSNPFRPASNLNSTGGIRERIGASDDICKHTERERAPLLGDTSYSKELPINSPMQDKLQGVDGSPGKQQNSPFVDILNDNHGESTVPPFGLLSAYSCKPSPNGGKRRLGRRSSISPFKQPRQSRFFAPLLNGFPCKDAQIQSVLSCADAKATKSSISSHYPFQQKRKSLLEFFQLPPHHCSLAENLPDKVKHMSAETAARFTFSAESASLQVGSEVLWKMLIESGASPMSCSKEWTANHYKWIVWKLAALERCYPAQVGRTLLTVANILEELKYRYEREVNHGHRSAIKKILEGDALCSSMMILCISAVHYSPYKKLETLDKPKDKPSSSTSIDDLANPVKHEVAKIELTDGWYSVNAVLDVPLSRQLALGKLFIGQKLRVCGASLCGWVAPVGPLEAGGNVALSLHINGTFRTHWAERLGFCKGYRNPLSFRCINVNGGAVLRTLVGVTRLYPLLYKERLQQGGSVIRSERTESKMLQIYKQRCSMVAEGIMSELYGENFGSSDVAEDESEGAKIFKLLETAAEPDILMETLTEQQLVAYKNYQSKQEERRNSEIKKRVEMALDGAGLRSREVTPFLRVQVVGMTPRNSNITRPCRRGLITIWEPTEKQLLDLEEGQVYSVTGLVPVSLNNDVLQLQTRGSRTKWECLQQSARGNFEPFFSPRKSISLSNIGEVPISSEFDIAGVIVYVGELYLSGNHKKQWVFLTDGSILDCINSPNSLLAISFSLSITDAESCAPLHSALTGSTEIEKLRERVLGIIGF from the exons ATGGCTGCCCTTCCTAGCTTGCAGCACTGCTGGCGGATTGTCCCGGGCGACGAAGGATGGACGTTTGAGGCGTTTGAATTCCCGCCACCGCCCCCTGCTGAACCACCTTCTGCTGACGATCCCTCGCGATTGCCCTCCATGGCCGATCTTCTCCTCCAAG CGTCTCCAGCCATTTTTTGCGACGTCTCGGGCGGTGCTTCCGTGAAAGATGCCGTCGACGAGGGGGGAGGTGGCCAGATGTTCCGGACGGGCGGAGGTGGCCAGATGTTCCGGACGGGCTCCGGGAAGCCCGTGGCCGTAATGGAGTCTTCGATCAGTAGAGCGATTGCCGTTCTTGGACAGGGTGGAATGCTAGCCGCTGAAG GTCAAGCAAGCTGCAGTGCATCTTATGCAGACTCCTCTTTCTCATGTTCACTCTTTCAATCAGGATCAGGAAAAACCATAAAACTATCTTCTAAAAGCTTGAGCAGAGCTAGTAATCTCTTGTCAgacaataaagaaaacttcTCTCACTCCCAAAAATGTGAACCCATTCTAAATCATGTTTGTGATATTGGGCAGCACACGTGGGATGGTGGCGGAAATTTGGTGGACAAGTATCTTGTGAATGCAGGGGAGGAGACAACGTGCAACACTAAGCCTTTGATTACTGTCTCTGGTCATAAACGTCAACTAACTGGTCCGACATGTATGTATTTATCAGAAAAGCAATCAGATGCAGATGTATGTACTAAAACTATGGGCTGTGGAATGAAGAACTTTGCTCCTAAAGAGCCACAAATAAAGATCCAAACCGCTGGTGGAAGATCTTTATCAGTGTCTGGTGATGCACTGAAACGGGCAATGAATCTTCTTGGTGGTTCAGAATTTGGGATTCAATCCTGTAACATGAATTCTGGTgattctttatgtttttcttcttctgagaAGCGGGACTTCAACATGACCTCATGCAGCAAAGAAAACATCCCTTTGATTCCTATCTTCAAACCAAAATGTGCAATAAATGAAGGTTTGACAGAGAAAATGCAGCCTTGTTTCGGAACTCCTACTCAGTCAAACCCATTCAGGCCTGCTTCTAATCTTAATTCCACTGGTGGCATCAGAGAGCGCATTGGTGCTAGCGATGACATCTGCAAGCACACTGAAAGGGAAAGAGCACCTCTTCTGGGGGATACATCTTATTCAAAGGAGCTTCCTATTAATTCTCCCATGCAGGACAAATTACAAGGGGTGGATGGTAGTCCAGGAAAGCAACAAAACAGTCCATTTGTAGATATTTTAAATGACAACCATGGAGAATCCACTGTTCCTCCTTTTGGATTACTTTCAGCTTATTCTTGCAAGCCATCTCCAAATGGTGGAAAGAGAAGGTTGGGAAGGAGAAGTTCTATATCTCCTTTCAAACAGCCACGACAGTCGAG GTTCTTTGCTCCTCTGTTGAATGGCTTCCCTTGCAAGGATGCACAGATACAGTCTG TTTTGTCATGTGCTGATGCCAAAGCAACCAAAAGTAGTATCTCTTCCCACTATCCTTTTCAGCAGAAGCGGAAAAGCTTGCTTGAATTCTTTCAACTGCCTCCACATCACTGCTCCTTG GCAGAAAATTTACCAGATAAAGTGAAGCATATGAGTGCGGAGACTGCAGCTAGGTTTACATTCAGTGCTGAATCTGCTTCTTTGCAAGTTGGTTCAGAAGTGCTCTGGAAGATGCTAATCGAGTCAGGAGCTTCCCCAATGAGTTGTAGTAAAGA ATGGACAGCTAACCACTACAAGTGGATAGTGTGGAAACTTGCTGCCCTTGAAAGATGTTATCCGGCTCAAGTTGGAAGGACATTATTGACAGTAGCTAACATCCTTGAGGAATTGAAATACAG ATATGAGAGAGAAGTAAATCATGGACACAGATCAGCAATTAAGAAAATCTTGGAGGGTGATGCATTATGTTCTTCAATGATGATTTTATGTATTTCTGCTGTTCATTACAGTCCGTACAAAAAACTTGAAACATTAGACAAACCTAAGGATAAACCCAGCAGTTCAACCTCTATTGATGATTTGGCTAACCCAGTCAAACATGAAGTAGCCAAAATTGAACTAACTGATGGATG GTACTCTGTGAATGCTGTTCTGGATGTGCCCTTGTCCAGGCAACTTGCTTTGGGGAAGCTTTTTATAGGACAGAAACTTCGG GTTTGTGGGGCTAGCTTATGTGGCTGGGTTGCACCTGTGGGTCCTCTTGAG GCTGGTGGTAATGTTGCACTATCACTCCATATAAATGGAACTTTTCGGACACATTGGGCTGAAAGGCTAGGATTTT GCAAAGGTTACAGAAACCCACTGTCATTTAGATGCATCAATGTCAATGGAGGTGCAGTTCTAAGGACGTTAGTTGGTGTCACGCGGTTGTATCCACTTTTGTATAAGGAAAG GCTCCAACAAGGTGGCTCAGTCATTAGGTCAGAAAGAACAGAATCTAAAATGCTGCAGATATACAAACAAAG ATGTAGCATGGTTGCGGAAGGAATTATGTCAGAGTTGTACGGTGAAAACTTTGGTTCATCTGATGTTGCTGAAGATGAAAGCGAAGGAGCGAAAATCTTTAAGCTGCTTGAGACAGCTGCAGAGCCTGACATACTAATGGAAACTTTGACTGAGCAACAGCTTGTTGCTTACAAAAATTATCAGTCAAAGCAGGAG GAGAGGCGCAATTCTGAGATTAAAAAAAGGGTTGAGATGGCACTTGATGGTGCTGGTCTGAGGTCAAGAGAGGTCACACCCTTTCTAAGGGTACAGGTAGTTGGCATGACTCCCAGGAATTCCAACATCACAAGGCCTTGTAGGAGAGGTCTAATTACAATCTGGGAACCAACTGAGAAGCAG CTTTTGGATCTAGAAGAAGGGCAAGTATATTCAGTTACAGGCTTGGTTCCTGTTAGTCTAAATAATGATGTTCTTCAGCTACAGACAAGAGGCTCCAGAACCAAGTGGGAGTGCCTGCAGCAATCAGCTCGTGGAAATTTTGA GCCCTTTTTCAGTCCTCGGAAATCAATATCACTGTCAAACATAGGTGAAGTACCTATTTCCAG TGAATTTGATATTGCAGGGGTCATTGTGTATGTTGGGGAGCTCTATTTATCTGGCAACCATAAGAAGCAATGGGTCTTCCTAACAGATGGATCCATATTAGACTGTATAAATTCTCCAAACAGTTTGCTTGCTATAAGCTTTTCTTTGTCGATCACGGATGCAGAGTCTTGTGCACCATTACACAGCGCTCTTACAGGGTCCACC GAGATTGAGAAGCTGAGGGAGAGGGTTCTTGGAATTATCGGTTTTTGA